TTCTTTGGTAGATGATATTCTTATTGAGAAATTAAGAAAAATGTATAGTGAAAAATTTGAGATTCCTTATAGCGAAATCACAGATAAAGTAGATGATTTTAGAGCAAAAAGGATTACTTCATATTTAAATTTGATACATGATACTGTAGAAAAAAAGTTTGAAGCTTTAAAAAATATAACACTTGAAAAAAGTGATGATATGAAAGCTTATATAAACATGTTGCCTTCAAATTCGTCAATAAAAGCAGAGTTTAAAAAATTAACAGAAACAGGATTTAATGTTTCTGAAATTAAAAATTGGGCAGCTAAAAATTTGACAAAAGGAAGTATAGATGTTAATATTATGACTAAGGTTGATAAAGACAACTATATTAAAGACCAACAATTGCCTTCAGAATATAATGATGCTCATGCCGCTTTAAGAGGTTTTGCCAATAGTAAATTAAATGCTTCGGTTGTATTATCGGCAGGTATGAATCCTAGACTGTATGCTTACATGAGTCAATTTGATGATTTTTACCCAACACAAACAGGTGCTTTTAACAAGAAAATTATCTTGAAGGTTAGCGATTATAGATCGGCATTAATTCAAGGTAAGTTTTTAGCAAAAAAGGGTTTATGGGTTTCAGAATACAGAATAGAATCTGGACTTAATTGTGGTGGACATGCTTTTGCTACCGATGGATATCTTTTAGGACCTGTTTTAGCAGAATTTAAAGAAAAACGAGAAGAGTTAAGAGCCTCTATAGAAAGTGTTTTAAATCAAGAATTAGAAAATCAAGGTCGTGTTATTTCAGAAACACCTTTAAAAATAGAGATTTCTGCTCAAGGTGGTGTTGGAACACATGAAGAACATGAATTTTTAATGGATACCTATGAGTTAGATTCTATTGGTTGGGGAACACCTTTTTTGTTGGTTCCAGAAGCTACAACGGTAGATAAAAAAACATTAAATCAGTTAGTTGCAGCTAAAGAAGATGATTTGTATTTAAGTGATATTTCGCCATTAGGAATTCCTTTTAATAGTCTTAGAGGAAATACTAAAGATTTAGAAAAAGAAGTGTTAATTAAAAAAGGAAGACCAGGAAGTGCTTGTCCTAAAAAGTTTGTGTCATTAAACAAAGAATTTAAAGAAAAAGGGATTTGTGTGGCTTCTAGAGAATATCAATATTTAAAAATTAAAGAATTAGAGAATGAAGGTTTACCTGAAAGAGAATTTCAGAACAAATACAATAAGATTATTGAAAAATCTTGTACCTGTGTTGGTTTAGGAACATCGGCCTTATTAGCATATAATTTAGATACAAAAACAGAAGGTGAAGGCGTTTCTATTTGTCCCGGACCCAATATGGCATATTATTCAAAAATTATGAGTTTGAAAAATATGACCGATCATATTTATGCAAGAGATAACATGGTATCTAGAACCGATAGACCAAATTTATTTATTAAAGAGCTTTATATTTATATTGATTATTTAAAAAATAAGTTAGAAGAAGTAAATACAGAATTAACTAAGAAAGAAGAGAAATATTTCTTAACATTTACTCGTAATATGAATGAAGGTGTGGCTTATTATAAATCTTTGTTTAGCGAATTAAAAAACACGTTTAATGACATAAAAGAGGAGGTTTTAAATGAGTTGGATAAGGGTGAAAAAACACTGAGACTAATAGCTTTAGAAATTGAAAATTTGTCTGTTAAAAATCAAAATGTTAAAGTGTTAGCATAGAATGAAATGTATTATTCAAAACTAGAGTTTTAGTTTTATTAATGAAATAAGCGTTTGTTTGTTAAGAATTTAAATAATTGCAAAAAACCTAATATGTCTTTAATTCTCCGTTATTTTTTGAGGTAAATACAATTCATTATAATTTTAATTAAGATATTTGTAAAAAGTAAAGCCTTAGTACAACTATTGGTTTTGCTTAATTAAAATAAATAGTTTTAATTAAGAATGGATTTAGTAAAAGAAATTAAAAGACTTAAAGAAGAAAAGAACGCTGTAATTCTTGCGCATTATTATCAGGTTGCTGAAATACAGGATATTGCAGATTATGTAGGCGATAGTTTAGGCTTGTCTCAAAAGGCAGCAGAAACCGATGCCGATATTATAGTATTTGCTGGGGTTCATTTTATGGCAGAAACAGCTAAAATTTTAAATCCGACTAAAACGGTGGTTTTACCAGATTTAAACGCTGGTTGTTCGTTGGCCGATTCTTGCCCGCCAGAATCATTTGAAAAATTTACTAAAGCACATCCAGACCATGTGGTGATTACTTATGTAAACTGTTCAGCAGAAATTAAGGCATTAAGTGATATTGTTTGTACTTCTTCAAATGCATTAAAAATAGTAGAATCTATACCAAAAGAAACACCTATTATTTTTGCTCCTGATAAAAATTTAGGTGCTTATATTATTAAAGAAACAGGTAGAGATATGCTTTTATGGGATGGTAGTTGCATTGTTCATGAAGCATTTTCTATGGATAAATTGATTGAATTACATAAAAAATATCCTGATTATAAAATTATTGCACATCCAGAATCTGAAGAGCATATTTTAAATACGGCAACATATATTGGTTCTACTTCTGGTATGATAAATTATGTAAAAGATCATCAAGACGAAAAATTTATTGTAGCTACTGAAGCTGGTATTTTGCATAAAATGCAGCAAGAGATGCCAAATACAGATCTTATTCCTGCACCGGCTAAAGAGGACAATACTTGTGCTTGTAGTGAGTGTCATTTCATGAAAATGAATACGCTTCAAAAATTATATGATTGCTTGCTTAACGAGTCGCCACAAATTGATGTTCCTGAGGAAATAAGAGAACGTGCTTTATTGCCTATAGAACGTATGCTAGAGCTTTCTAAATAAATAAACATGACAACAAATTATTTAGTAATTGGTTCTGGAATTGCTGGTTTGACATTTTCGGTTAAAATAGCCGAAAAATTTCCTAATAAAAATGTTGTAATAGTTACTAAGGCAAACGAAGACGAATCGAATACTAAATATGCACAAGGTGGTGTTGCAGTTGTTTTAGACAAAGAAAATGATTCTTTTAAAAAGCATATTAAGGATACTTTAATAGCTGGTGATGGTTTATGTAATGAAGCTGTTGTTAAAATGGTTATTAAGGAAGGGCCTGATAGACTTGAAGAGTTGATGCTTTGGGGTGCAAATTTTGATGTTGATGCTAGTGGTGATTTCGATTTAGGAAAAGAAGGAGGGCATTCAGAATATCGCGTATTACATCATAAAGACATTACGGGTTTTGAAATTGAACGCGCTTTACTAAAACGAGCACATCAGTTACCAAATATTACTATTTTACCACATCACTTTGCTATAGATTTAGTTACAAATCACCATATAAAAAACCTTGAATCAAGCGAATTATCTTGTTTTGGGGCTTATGTATTCGATCAAAAAACAGGACATATTTTTACCATAAAAGCCAACAGTACCCTTTTAGCTTCTGGTGGAATTGGTTGTGTTTATGGGCATACTACAAATCCTGTAATTGCAACTGGTGATGGCATTGCAATGGCTTACAGAGCTAAAGCACGTATTAAAGATATGGAATTTGTTCAATTTCATCCTACGGCTTTATATGAGGAAAAAGGAGAATCTT
The nucleotide sequence above comes from Flavobacteriaceae bacterium HL-DH10. Encoded proteins:
- the nadA gene encoding quinolinate synthase NadA, whose protein sequence is MDLVKEIKRLKEEKNAVILAHYYQVAEIQDIADYVGDSLGLSQKAAETDADIIVFAGVHFMAETAKILNPTKTVVLPDLNAGCSLADSCPPESFEKFTKAHPDHVVITYVNCSAEIKALSDIVCTSSNALKIVESIPKETPIIFAPDKNLGAYIIKETGRDMLLWDGSCIVHEAFSMDKLIELHKKYPDYKIIAHPESEEHILNTATYIGSTSGMINYVKDHQDEKFIVATEAGILHKMQQEMPNTDLIPAPAKEDNTCACSECHFMKMNTLQKLYDCLLNESPQIDVPEEIRERALLPIERMLELSK